The Streptomyces sp. Mut1 genome window below encodes:
- a CDS encoding S1 family peptidase produces the protein MRNSRKYRMAALGIALSASAVLGTQTLAQAQETESAPRYQPEMVRALAASLGVSEKAATERLDRQSAQQARLAALTKSGIADDGAFFDGSGKLTVNVGDKAEAAEVEKAGLTARVPVRGQAALDEVKSRLDALAAKKVPSGVASWSVDLAADKVTVKVNNDRGAAAKAFLAKAAEQGAAVEIVRGQEQLEAKAAIYPGSKMTLNNTTGWCSVGYGAHDSSGRQYLVSAGHCVVNTLRYDGTAFAQGYNTRYRLGSNSVDMGIATLNSGHSIVTAVGTWGQGSTSTIAVKGGNRAAVGSALCKSGATTGWTCGSITSYNNTVTYVDLNGGPDTVITGLGASSVCVEGGDSGGAYISGNQAQGMTSGGPTNQQCTGGVNSRGSSYFQPLSDALQYYGLTLNTN, from the coding sequence GTGCGTAACTCCCGTAAGTACCGCATGGCAGCGCTGGGCATCGCGCTCTCGGCCTCGGCAGTCCTCGGAACCCAGACCCTGGCCCAGGCACAGGAGACGGAGTCCGCCCCCCGCTACCAGCCCGAGATGGTCCGGGCGTTGGCCGCCTCGCTCGGTGTGAGCGAGAAGGCCGCGACCGAACGGCTGGACCGGCAGAGCGCCCAGCAGGCCAGACTGGCCGCGCTCACGAAGAGCGGCATAGCCGACGACGGGGCCTTCTTCGACGGCTCGGGCAAGCTGACCGTCAACGTCGGCGACAAGGCCGAGGCGGCCGAGGTGGAGAAGGCCGGCCTCACGGCCCGGGTGCCCGTGCGAGGGCAGGCGGCGCTCGACGAGGTCAAGTCCCGGCTGGACGCCCTCGCCGCGAAGAAGGTCCCCTCCGGAGTGGCTTCCTGGTCCGTGGACCTGGCCGCCGACAAGGTGACCGTCAAGGTCAACAACGACCGGGGGGCCGCCGCCAAGGCGTTCCTCGCCAAGGCCGCCGAACAGGGCGCGGCCGTCGAGATCGTGCGCGGCCAGGAACAGCTCGAAGCCAAGGCCGCGATCTACCCCGGCAGCAAGATGACGCTGAACAACACCACCGGCTGGTGTTCCGTGGGCTACGGCGCCCACGACAGCTCCGGCAGGCAGTACCTGGTGAGCGCGGGGCACTGCGTCGTGAACACCCTGCGCTACGACGGCACGGCCTTCGCCCAGGGCTACAACACCCGCTACAGGCTCGGCAGCAACAGCGTCGACATGGGCATCGCGACCCTCAACTCCGGCCACTCGATCGTCACCGCCGTGGGCACCTGGGGCCAGGGCAGCACCTCGACGATCGCCGTCAAGGGCGGCAACCGGGCGGCCGTCGGCTCCGCGCTCTGCAAGTCCGGTGCCACCACCGGCTGGACCTGCGGTTCGATCACCTCGTACAACAACACCGTCACGTACGTCGATCTCAACGGAGGCCCCGACACGGTGATCACCGGACTGGGCGCGTCCAGCGTCTGCGTCGAGGGCGGTGACAGCGGTGGTGCGTACATCTCCGGCAACCAGGCCCAGGGCATGACCTCCGGCGGCCCGACCAACCAGCAGTGCACCGGCGGGGTCAACTCCCGCGGTTCCTCGTACTTCCAGCCCCTCAGCGACGCCCTCCAGTACTACGGGCTGACGCTCAACACCAACTGA
- a CDS encoding Type 1 glutamine amidotransferase-like domain-containing protein, translating to MSAGAEPRIALLGGGFSADDDGLLDDWVLGQVASPRPRVCFVPTASGDAPEYIARFHHAFRTRPCEPGVLDLFRRELDDDALRAFLLSQDVLYVGGGNTANLLAVWRTQGVDRLMREAYERGVLLCGISAGANCWAEGSHTDSFGPLTHLPDGLGLLPGSVCPHYDSEPGRRPSYGAAVAAGVLPAGWAVEDGAGALFGDGGRLVEAVARTDRARLYRVEPDGHGGVRERALPCRRLGTGARTVAD from the coding sequence GTGAGCGCCGGGGCCGAGCCTCGGATCGCGTTGCTCGGAGGCGGGTTCTCCGCCGACGACGACGGGTTGCTGGACGACTGGGTGCTCGGGCAGGTGGCGAGTCCGCGGCCACGGGTGTGCTTCGTGCCGACGGCCAGTGGTGATGCTCCCGAGTACATCGCGCGGTTCCACCACGCCTTTCGGACGCGCCCCTGCGAGCCCGGTGTACTGGATCTGTTCCGGCGGGAATTGGACGACGACGCCCTGCGCGCGTTCCTGCTCTCTCAGGACGTCCTTTACGTGGGCGGCGGCAACACCGCCAACCTGCTGGCCGTCTGGCGTACGCAGGGAGTGGACCGGCTGATGCGCGAGGCGTACGAGCGCGGAGTGCTGCTGTGCGGGATCAGCGCGGGCGCCAACTGCTGGGCCGAGGGCTCGCACACCGATTCCTTCGGGCCGTTGACCCATCTTCCCGACGGGCTGGGCCTCCTGCCCGGATCCGTCTGCCCGCACTACGACAGCGAGCCGGGCCGCCGCCCGTCCTACGGGGCCGCGGTGGCGGCCGGTGTGCTGCCGGCCGGGTGGGCGGTGGAGGACGGCGCCGGGGCGCTCTTCGGCGACGGCGGGCGGCTGGTCGAGGCCGTGGCGCGCACGGACCGGGCCCGGCTGTACCGGGTGGAACCCGACGGGCACGGCGGCGTCCGGGAGCGTGCCCTGCCGTGCCGGCGGCTCGGGACGGGGGCGCGCACGGTTGCTGACTAA
- a CDS encoding NADH:flavin oxidoreductase: MAGGEKRVVPDVLAPARLGPLRLRNRVIKAATFEGAAPEALVTQELIDYHLRPAEGGVGMTTVAYCAVSPEGRTERRQVWMRGEALPGLRRLTEAVHATGAAVCAQLGHAGPVADGRSNGVASLAPMGGFNALSMRRNKAATAEDIARVVTAHADAALLAAEAGFDAVEIHLGHNYLASAFLSPRLNRRTDAYGGSLRARAAVALDIARAVREALGDRLAITAKLNMKDGAPGGITVEESLQVARWLQDDGSVDALELTAGSSLLNPMFLFRGDAPVTEFAANFPLPQRVAIRALGRAFFRTYPYRPLYLLEDARRFRAALELPLILLGGITDREGMDRAMAEGFDFVAMARALLHEPDLLRRIAGDAATVSGCIHCNRCMPTIYTGTHCPLV, from the coding sequence ATGGCGGGCGGAGAGAAACGCGTCGTACCCGATGTGCTGGCCCCGGCCCGGCTGGGGCCGCTGAGGTTGCGCAACCGGGTCATCAAGGCGGCCACCTTCGAAGGGGCCGCCCCCGAGGCACTCGTGACGCAGGAGCTCATCGACTACCACCTGCGCCCCGCCGAGGGTGGTGTCGGGATGACCACCGTGGCGTACTGCGCGGTGTCGCCGGAGGGGCGGACCGAGCGGCGGCAGGTGTGGATGCGGGGCGAGGCGCTGCCCGGGTTGCGGAGGCTGACCGAGGCGGTGCACGCCACCGGGGCCGCGGTCTGCGCTCAGCTCGGGCATGCCGGGCCGGTGGCCGACGGGCGGTCCAACGGGGTGGCCTCCCTCGCGCCGATGGGCGGGTTCAACGCGCTCAGCATGCGCCGCAACAAGGCCGCCACCGCCGAGGACATCGCCCGGGTGGTGACCGCCCACGCCGACGCGGCGCTGCTCGCGGCCGAGGCGGGGTTCGACGCGGTGGAGATCCATCTCGGCCACAACTACCTGGCCAGCGCCTTCCTTAGCCCCCGGCTGAACCGGCGTACCGACGCCTACGGCGGGTCCCTGCGGGCCAGGGCGGCCGTGGCGCTGGACATCGCGCGGGCCGTACGCGAAGCGCTGGGCGACCGGCTCGCCATCACCGCGAAACTGAACATGAAGGACGGGGCGCCCGGCGGGATCACCGTGGAGGAGAGCCTTCAGGTCGCCCGCTGGCTCCAGGACGACGGCAGCGTCGACGCCCTCGAACTCACCGCGGGCAGCTCCCTGCTCAACCCCATGTTCCTCTTCCGGGGCGACGCCCCCGTCACCGAGTTCGCGGCCAACTTCCCGCTCCCACAACGCGTCGCCATCCGGGCCCTCGGGCGCGCGTTCTTCCGTACGTACCCCTACCGGCCGCTCTATCTGCTGGAGGACGCCCGCCGCTTCCGGGCCGCCCTGGAGCTGCCGCTGATCCTCCTCGGCGGGATCACCGACCGGGAGGGCATGGACCGTGCCATGGCCGAGGGCTTCGACTTCGTCGCCATGGCCCGCGCCCTGCTGCACGAACCCGACCTGCTGCGCCGCATCGCCGGCGACGCGGCAACCGTGTCCGGCTGCATCCACTGCAACCGCTGCATGCCCACCATCTACACGGGGACCCACTGCCCACTGGTATAG
- a CDS encoding LuxR C-terminal-related transcriptional regulator, with the protein MIETRGSALRLLARTLTGERAEPVLLYVEGAAGEGKSHLLQALAGLPGTPHTVRWRCGADAGPPGEDGTLRAPALWLVDDVHRADEEELRWLRRVLGELGPGSAAAVAYRPEELPVPGMPLGGTPMTYPSRLRLLRHRLTPWDEARVRRAADEALNGPCTAEAARRLHELSGGVPRVVVDLLSALRERQPAFTGTAAEVEAAGVPTRLAELVLSRTHALPPEHRPVVWAAAVLGAPAHRDELIAVSGLGPGAGAGALLAALEKAALAEPAEGHYGFAVPLAAPAVRARVPGPVRQDLHGRAAGVLRRRQPVPWAEVAEHHRAAGDSGRWLAAVEKAAEAAAAAGLHQQAVTLLERTLAMPGPPPRSRARLAPLLARSAVTGLRSDQTVEVLAQLVRDASLPPAIRGELRLDLGLMLANQMGRGPEGHQALEIAAAELREVRPGLAARAMAALSSTFVPGNHIEAGRKWLAEAVSVADADGDEAMRTAVLANRADLALSCADPGAWELVEELSGKDTDPACARQAARGLCNAANSAVWLGFHDRGEELLAEGLDLAARSGAPYQEHTALGARLLHEWWTGRWQGLAQRCEDFVAATADMPFLASDAYVVRGLLALAEGDWGEVGPWLSQRGAARAGSLPVPLAATTAGAAIRLALARQEVEAAAEQARAAWTALAGKGVWTWGCELLPWAVEAVARAGDETAAHAMVRVFSQGLGRRDAPAAQAALIRSRAVLAETAALAREEPDELFPAAALYRQAAAAFAAMARPYSRALTAEGAARCVLAAGTDAPAGPAEQGGDTATPPEPGSGRLSTLSAVAELESCARTFTELGAGWDAARVRALLRTQRPVKKGRPPGRPSHADELSPREAEVAQLAVSGLTNREIAATLHLSPRTVEQHIARAMRKTGALSRRDLADRPAAARPPHPRGGPAQGAGDLRRAGAGSA; encoded by the coding sequence GTGATCGAGACGCGTGGTTCCGCTCTGCGGCTCCTGGCCCGCACCCTCACGGGCGAGCGCGCCGAACCGGTCCTGCTGTACGTCGAAGGTGCCGCCGGCGAGGGGAAGAGCCACCTGCTCCAGGCACTGGCCGGCCTGCCCGGGACGCCGCACACCGTGCGGTGGCGGTGCGGAGCCGACGCCGGGCCGCCCGGCGAGGACGGCACCCTGCGGGCACCGGCCCTGTGGCTGGTGGACGACGTCCACCGGGCGGACGAGGAGGAACTGCGGTGGCTGCGCCGCGTCCTCGGTGAGCTGGGGCCCGGCTCGGCCGCCGCCGTGGCCTACCGGCCCGAGGAACTGCCCGTACCCGGAATGCCGTTGGGCGGCACGCCGATGACGTACCCCTCGCGGCTCAGGTTGCTCCGGCACCGGCTGACGCCCTGGGACGAGGCACGCGTCCGCCGGGCCGCCGACGAGGCGCTGAACGGGCCCTGCACCGCAGAGGCGGCGCGCAGACTGCACGAGCTCAGCGGCGGCGTGCCCCGGGTGGTCGTCGACCTCCTCTCCGCACTGAGGGAACGGCAACCGGCGTTCACAGGCACGGCGGCCGAGGTGGAGGCGGCCGGGGTACCGACCCGTCTCGCGGAACTCGTACTGAGCCGTACGCACGCGCTGCCCCCGGAACACCGGCCGGTGGTCTGGGCGGCCGCCGTCCTCGGCGCCCCCGCCCACCGGGACGAGCTGATCGCGGTGTCGGGGCTCGGACCCGGGGCGGGAGCCGGTGCGCTGCTCGCGGCTCTGGAGAAGGCGGCCCTTGCGGAACCGGCCGAAGGCCACTACGGCTTCGCCGTCCCGCTGGCCGCCCCGGCCGTTCGGGCCCGCGTGCCCGGCCCCGTCCGCCAGGACTTGCACGGCCGGGCCGCGGGCGTACTGCGCCGCAGACAGCCCGTGCCCTGGGCGGAAGTGGCCGAACACCACCGGGCGGCCGGCGATTCCGGCAGATGGCTGGCGGCGGTGGAGAAGGCGGCCGAGGCCGCGGCGGCGGCCGGCCTGCACCAGCAGGCCGTCACCCTGCTGGAGAGGACCCTGGCCATGCCTGGCCCGCCCCCTCGGAGCCGGGCCCGTCTCGCGCCGCTCCTCGCCCGCAGCGCGGTGACCGGGCTGCGCTCGGACCAGACCGTCGAGGTGCTCGCACAGCTCGTGCGCGACGCGTCCCTGCCCCCGGCGATCCGTGGCGAGCTGCGGCTCGACCTGGGCCTGATGCTGGCCAACCAGATGGGCCGGGGGCCCGAGGGACACCAGGCACTGGAGATCGCCGCCGCCGAACTGCGCGAGGTCCGGCCGGGCCTGGCCGCCCGCGCCATGGCGGCACTGTCCAGTACGTTCGTGCCGGGGAACCACATCGAGGCCGGCCGGAAGTGGCTGGCCGAGGCCGTCTCCGTCGCGGACGCCGACGGGGACGAGGCCATGCGCACAGCGGTCCTCGCCAACCGGGCCGACCTCGCCCTGAGCTGTGCCGACCCGGGGGCGTGGGAGCTGGTCGAGGAACTGTCCGGGAAGGACACGGACCCCGCGTGCGCCCGGCAGGCGGCACGCGGCCTGTGCAACGCCGCGAACTCCGCGGTCTGGCTCGGCTTCCACGACCGGGGGGAGGAACTGCTCGCGGAAGGACTGGATCTGGCCGCACGCAGTGGTGCGCCCTACCAGGAGCACACCGCGCTGGGGGCGCGGCTGCTCCACGAGTGGTGGACCGGCCGGTGGCAGGGGCTGGCCCAGCGGTGCGAGGACTTCGTCGCGGCGACCGCCGACATGCCGTTCCTCGCCTCCGACGCCTACGTCGTGCGCGGACTGCTCGCCCTCGCCGAGGGGGACTGGGGCGAGGTGGGGCCCTGGCTGTCCCAGCGCGGGGCCGCCCGGGCCGGGAGCCTTCCCGTGCCCCTGGCCGCGACGACGGCCGGAGCCGCGATCCGCCTCGCCCTGGCCCGCCAGGAGGTGGAAGCCGCGGCGGAACAGGCGCGCGCCGCCTGGACCGCCCTTGCCGGGAAGGGGGTGTGGACCTGGGGCTGCGAACTCCTGCCGTGGGCTGTGGAAGCGGTGGCCCGCGCGGGCGACGAAACCGCGGCGCACGCCATGGTCCGGGTCTTCTCCCAGGGCCTCGGCCGGCGTGACGCGCCCGCCGCGCAGGCCGCGCTGATCCGGAGCAGAGCCGTTCTGGCCGAGACGGCGGCGCTCGCCCGGGAGGAGCCGGACGAGCTTTTCCCAGCCGCCGCGCTCTACCGGCAGGCCGCGGCGGCGTTCGCGGCCATGGCCCGCCCCTACAGCCGGGCACTGACCGCGGAGGGCGCCGCGCGCTGTGTCCTCGCGGCGGGCACCGACGCGCCCGCCGGGCCGGCCGAACAGGGCGGGGACACCGCCACACCGCCGGAACCCGGCTCCGGCCGCCTCTCCACCCTGTCGGCGGTGGCTGAGCTGGAGAGCTGCGCCCGGACCTTCACCGAGCTGGGCGCCGGATGGGACGCGGCGCGGGTCAGGGCCCTGCTGCGCACACAGCGGCCGGTGAAGAAGGGCCGCCCTCCCGGCCGCCCCTCGCACGCCGACGAACTGTCCCCGCGGGAAGCGGAGGTGGCTCAGCTCGCTGTGTCCGGCCTGACCAACCGGGAGATCGCCGCGACCCTCCATCTGTCGCCCAGGACGGTGGAGCAGCACATCGCCCGCGCCATGCGCAAGACCGGTGCGCTCTCCCGCCGCGACCTCGCCGACCGGCCGGCCGCGGCACGTCCGCCCCATCCGCGCGGCGGGCCGGCTCAGGGCGCGGGAGACCTCCGCCGAGCCGGCGCCGGGAGCGCGTAG
- a CDS encoding putative protein N(5)-glutamine methyltransferase, whose product MPVPLSPPALSVLVATLRAAGCVFAEDEAALIAATAAGPAELTAMAERRAAGHPLEHVLGWAEFNGLRIAVDPGVFVPRRRTEFLIGRAAALAPDPAVVVDLCCGSGALGTALAAALDRVELHAADVEPAAVRCARRNIGDRGRVYEGDLFAPLPGTLRGRVDVLLANVPYVPTGDVALLPAEARVHEPLVALDGGGDGLDVLRRVAAEAPHWLAPGGSLLAETSERQAERAAGVLADSGLVARVDSCEERYATVVTGTRTPIAAG is encoded by the coding sequence ATGCCGGTCCCCCTGTCACCGCCCGCTCTCTCCGTCCTCGTCGCCACCCTGCGTGCCGCCGGCTGTGTCTTCGCCGAGGACGAGGCCGCGCTCATCGCCGCCACCGCCGCCGGCCCCGCCGAACTCACCGCCATGGCGGAGCGCCGCGCCGCCGGTCACCCCCTGGAACACGTCCTCGGCTGGGCCGAGTTCAACGGGCTGCGGATCGCCGTGGACCCCGGCGTGTTCGTACCCCGCCGCCGCACCGAGTTCCTGATCGGCCGGGCCGCCGCCCTCGCCCCCGACCCGGCCGTCGTCGTGGACCTGTGCTGCGGCTCCGGCGCGCTCGGCACCGCGCTCGCCGCCGCCCTGGACCGCGTCGAACTCCACGCCGCCGATGTCGAGCCCGCCGCCGTACGCTGCGCCCGGCGCAACATCGGGGACCGGGGCCGGGTTTACGAGGGCGACCTCTTCGCCCCCCTGCCCGGCACCCTGCGCGGGCGGGTGGACGTGCTGCTCGCCAACGTGCCGTACGTACCGACCGGCGACGTCGCCCTGCTGCCCGCCGAGGCCCGCGTCCATGAACCGCTCGTCGCCCTCGACGGCGGCGGCGACGGCCTCGACGTCCTGCGCCGGGTCGCCGCCGAGGCCCCCCACTGGCTGGCCCCGGGCGGCAGCCTTCTCGCCGAGACGAGCGAGCGGCAGGCGGAACGCGCCGCAGGGGTCCTGGCGGACAGCGGGCTCGTGGCGCGCGTCGACTCCTGCGAGGAGCGGTACGCGACCGTGGTGACGGGGACCAGGACGCCGATCGCGGCCGGATGA